A genomic stretch from Kribbella jejuensis includes:
- a CDS encoding phosphotransferase, with amino-acid sequence MAHAAGVRLPYDELPARLRSWVERTLGSVVVSAKTQQGGFSPGTAARLVTASGRSAFLKAVGTSLNPKTPELFRLEITATQAIGRLPMAPELYAVYDDGDWVGMLFEDIDGRLPPHPWVQDDADRVLDALAELTDVLDPSPWPDAPVIAVRSHDFLSRWDNVLADNLAVPSWVDVEAFAELARVGIRALAEGKALAHWDLRADNIILTDDRVVFIDWAHPGLAPRWADTVILHAEMRGSVTLPELPDDAAITGFIAAIAGGLWWGAAQPAPPGLPTIRPWQREHALVHLEWVRDRMQRF; translated from the coding sequence ATGGCACACGCTGCTGGGGTCCGGTTGCCGTACGACGAGCTGCCCGCTCGGCTGCGCTCGTGGGTGGAGCGCACGCTCGGTTCCGTCGTGGTGTCGGCCAAGACGCAGCAGGGCGGCTTCTCCCCCGGTACCGCAGCCCGGCTGGTGACGGCGTCCGGTCGCAGCGCGTTCCTGAAGGCAGTCGGTACGTCGCTGAACCCGAAGACGCCGGAGCTGTTCCGGCTGGAGATCACCGCGACGCAGGCGATCGGCCGGCTCCCGATGGCTCCGGAGCTGTACGCGGTGTACGACGACGGTGACTGGGTCGGCATGCTCTTCGAGGACATCGACGGCCGCCTCCCGCCGCATCCGTGGGTACAGGACGACGCGGACCGGGTCCTGGACGCGCTGGCGGAGCTGACCGACGTACTGGACCCGTCGCCGTGGCCGGACGCACCGGTGATCGCCGTACGCAGCCATGACTTCCTGAGCCGGTGGGACAACGTGCTCGCGGACAACCTCGCTGTGCCGTCCTGGGTCGATGTGGAGGCTTTCGCCGAGTTGGCCCGGGTCGGCATCAGGGCGCTGGCCGAGGGCAAGGCGCTGGCGCACTGGGACCTGCGGGCCGACAACATCATCCTGACCGACGACCGGGTGGTGTTCATCGACTGGGCACACCCGGGGCTGGCACCGCGCTGGGCGGACACGGTGATCCTGCACGCAGAGATGCGTGGTTCGGTGACGCTCCCGGAACTACCGGACGACGCGGCGATCACAGGCTTCATCGCTGCCATCGCAGGCGGGCTGTGGTGGGGCGCTGCGCAGCCGGCGCCACCTGGGCTCCCCACGATCCGCCCCTGGCAGCGGGAGCACGCTCTGGTGCATCTGGAGTGGGTACGCGACCGCATGCAGCGTTTCTGA
- the lepA gene encoding translation elongation factor 4, whose translation MPAGSTNVPQPGRTDPSLIRNFCIIAHIDHGKSTLADRMLQITGVVDDRSMRAQYLDRMDIERERGITIKSQAVRLPFTPGPDSPGGLLAPDGTTYILNMIDTPGHVDFTYEVSRSLEACEGAVLLVDAAQGIEAQTLANLYLALNADLHIIPVLNKIDLPSAQPEKYSEELANIIGCSPSDVLKVSAKTGEGVEELLSEIVAQIDPPKGVKDAPPRALIFDSVYDTYRGVVTYVRVVDGELIHRDRIKMMSTGAVHEMLEVGVISPEPMKTPSIGVGEVGYLITGVKDVRQSRVGDTVTSSVHGATEALGGYKHPQPMVYSGLFPIDGDDYPTLRDALERLQLNDAALQYEPETSGALGFGFRCGFLGLLHMEIVRERLEREFDLDLISTAPNVVYRVEMEDGKEYVVTNPSEFPEGKIADIYEPVVRATILSPKDFIGVIMELCQSKRGSLLGMDYLSEDRVELRYTLPLAEIVFDFFDQLKSKTKGYASLDYEPTGEQSAALVKVDILLQGETVDAFSAIVHRDNAYSYGVALAGKLKELIPRQQFEVPIQAAIGSRIIARESIRAMRKDVLAKCYGGDITRKRKLLEKQKEGKKRMKMVGRVEVPQEAFIAALRTTESSEKAGKK comes from the coding sequence GTGCCCGCTGGCTCCACGAATGTGCCGCAGCCGGGTCGTACCGACCCGTCGCTGATCCGGAACTTCTGCATCATCGCCCACATCGACCACGGGAAGTCGACGCTGGCCGACCGGATGCTGCAGATCACCGGGGTGGTCGACGACCGCTCGATGCGGGCGCAGTACCTCGACCGGATGGACATCGAGCGCGAGCGCGGCATCACGATCAAGTCGCAGGCGGTCCGGCTGCCGTTCACGCCGGGCCCGGACTCCCCGGGCGGCCTGCTGGCCCCGGACGGTACGACGTACATCCTGAACATGATCGACACGCCGGGGCACGTGGACTTCACCTACGAGGTCTCGCGGTCGCTCGAGGCGTGCGAGGGCGCCGTACTGCTCGTCGACGCCGCGCAGGGGATCGAGGCGCAGACCCTCGCGAACCTGTACCTCGCGCTGAACGCGGACCTGCATATCATCCCGGTGCTGAACAAGATCGACCTGCCGAGCGCCCAGCCGGAGAAGTACTCCGAGGAGCTGGCGAACATCATCGGCTGCAGCCCGTCGGACGTGCTCAAGGTCTCGGCGAAGACCGGCGAGGGCGTCGAGGAGCTGCTCAGCGAGATCGTCGCGCAGATCGACCCGCCGAAGGGCGTCAAGGACGCGCCGCCGCGGGCGCTGATCTTCGACTCGGTCTACGACACCTACCGCGGCGTGGTCACCTACGTCCGGGTCGTCGACGGCGAGCTGATCCACCGTGACCGGATCAAGATGATGTCGACCGGTGCGGTGCACGAGATGCTCGAGGTCGGCGTGATCTCGCCGGAGCCGATGAAGACGCCGAGTATCGGTGTCGGCGAGGTCGGTTACCTGATCACCGGTGTGAAGGACGTCCGGCAGTCCCGCGTCGGTGACACCGTCACCTCCTCGGTGCACGGCGCGACCGAGGCGCTCGGCGGCTACAAGCACCCGCAGCCGATGGTGTACTCCGGCCTGTTCCCGATCGACGGCGACGACTACCCGACGCTGCGGGACGCCCTCGAGCGCCTACAGCTGAACGACGCGGCCCTCCAGTACGAGCCGGAGACCTCGGGCGCGCTCGGTTTCGGCTTCCGCTGCGGGTTCCTCGGGCTGCTGCACATGGAGATCGTCCGCGAGCGGCTCGAGCGCGAGTTCGACCTGGACCTGATCTCGACCGCGCCGAACGTCGTCTACCGGGTCGAGATGGAGGACGGCAAGGAGTACGTCGTCACGAACCCGAGCGAGTTCCCCGAAGGCAAGATCGCCGATATCTACGAGCCGGTCGTCCGTGCGACGATCCTGAGCCCGAAGGATTTCATCGGCGTGATCATGGAGCTCTGCCAGTCCAAGCGGGGCAGTCTGCTCGGCATGGACTACCTGTCCGAGGACCGGGTCGAGCTGCGCTACACCCTGCCGCTGGCCGAGATCGTCTTCGACTTCTTCGACCAGTTGAAGTCCAAGACCAAGGGCTACGCGTCGCTGGACTACGAGCCCACCGGTGAGCAGTCGGCCGCGCTGGTCAAGGTGGACATCCTGCTGCAGGGCGAGACGGTGGACGCGTTCTCCGCGATCGTGCACCGCGACAACGCCTACTCCTACGGCGTGGCGCTGGCCGGCAAGCTGAAGGAACTGATCCCGAGGCAGCAGTTCGAGGTGCCGATCCAGGCCGCGATCGGGTCCCGGATCATCGCCCGTGAGTCGATCCGCGCGATGCGCAAGGACGTGCTCGCGAAGTGCTACGGCGGTGACATCACCCGCAAGCGCAAGCTGCTCGAGAAGCAGAAGGAAGGCAAGAAGCGGATGAAGATGGTCGGCCGCGTCGAGGTCCCGCAGGAGGCCTTCATCGCCGCCCTGCGCACCACCGAGTCCTCCGAGAAGGCAGGCAAGAAGTAG